A single Methylomonas sp. AM2-LC DNA region contains:
- the msrB gene encoding peptide-methionine (R)-S-oxide reductase MsrB, whose amino-acid sequence MTDQTETEQDWRTKLTPEQFHVCREKGTEPPFTGKYTDCTQEGIYHCVCCGHALFSSSHKFHSGCGWPSFWEILDAENVHLLEDKSHGMRRIEVTCKHCDAHLGHVFPDGPQPTGLRYCINSVALTLHEKP is encoded by the coding sequence ATGACAGATCAGACCGAAACTGAACAAGATTGGCGCACTAAACTCACGCCTGAGCAATTTCATGTGTGTAGGGAAAAAGGCACTGAGCCTCCTTTTACGGGTAAATATACCGACTGCACGCAAGAGGGTATTTACCACTGTGTATGCTGCGGCCATGCTTTGTTTTCCTCTTCGCACAAGTTTCATTCGGGTTGCGGTTGGCCGAGTTTTTGGGAAATACTCGATGCCGAGAATGTCCATCTTCTAGAAGATAAAAGTCATGGTATGCGCCGCATTGAAGTGACCTGTAAGCATTGCGATGCGCATCTGGGGCATGTTTTTCCTGATGGACCACAACCTACCGGATTAAGATATTGTATTAATTCAGTTGCTTTAACCTTGCACGAAAAGCCATGA